In the Gorilla gorilla gorilla isolate KB3781 chromosome 1, NHGRI_mGorGor1-v2.1_pri, whole genome shotgun sequence genome, TAACTCTGTGAACTAAGTAAGGGGGGGTCCTAATATCcttatttacagatgaggaaggagGTGCCTGTAGAAGCCATGTGGCCCTCATAGTATCTTACAAGATTTCAGCAGCAGCAGAATCAGAGTGGGAAGTTAAGGCTTCAGCCCCTAGGTCAAggtagctgactgcagccttctCTGAACTGCAGAGGTTAAATCACAAAGATGAGCTTTTAAGGCACTGTAGGGTGAGCAGAGGATTCTGGATAAAGATAGAGAACCCTGGCTGGCACTTGTCTTGTCCTAGACCAGAATTccagttctgcagcctctgcctcaccacctgtctctctctcttcttgcccACAGAGAAAACCCAAGATCACTGCCTCCCGCAAACTCTTGCTGAAGGTGAGGCTGGGGGCTGGCTGCAGGGGGATGCCcagtgggaggcagaggggcagcAGAGCAGACTCTGAAGGGATGTGGAGGATtatggaaaggagaaaggaaggaggccaGAGTGAGGATGATGAGGGGCAGGAGTCCAGCATTGCTGGAGCCAgtgccaggctcaggtgatcagTAGGTGGGATCCTTGAGTATGGATTCTGGCATCTGCCTGTGGTCCCTAGAGTAGGTGGTGACCAGCTTCAGAGTGGGAAGCTACCCATGCAGGCAGAGGGACTTCCTTTATTTTCATATGTGTTTCTCTCTTTGGAGTTTTGTGGGTCAAAACAGACAGTAAGTGGGTAAGACGAAGACTGTCCGGGGAAAACAAGTTCCAGGGCTTGAGGAACATTGTGTGCAGCCACTTAGTGTACCCTCAGGCATGGCCTGTCCATTGCTGCTGCATACACTTCTACACTGGACAGTGGTCTCAGAGTTGGCCCAGGCTGTGGCTGCCCTCCCCTCATTCCCTGATGCCGGGTGGGAGATGTGAGGCCCCCAGCTCAGCAGGTGTGTCCTGTCCAGAGCCTGATGCTGGCCAAGGCCAAGGAATGCTGGGAGCAGGAGCACGAGGAGCGTGAGGCTGAGAAGGTGCGCTACCTGGCAGAGCGCATCCCCACGCTGCAGACCCGTGGCCTGTCCCTCAGCGCCCTGCAGGTGAGCCTGGCAGgtggggcggggcagggcggggCTGGAGGCGCTGTGTGGGTGGCTCCAAGGACCAGGCGACAGGAGCCTGAACTAACACCAGCTCAAGGCTCCATAATTTACAGGGCACTCCTCCCTTACAtggtctcatttaatcttcacaaccaccTGTGAGGTGGGAACATTAGATTCCATTTTACGGGCACTGAACTGAGCCTCAGAAGGGAGGCGTGACTTGCCTGGGCGGGGCAGCCCAGCTTCACAatcagccagtgtggtggcatggaGTGGGGAGGCGGCCGGGGTTGGGAGAAGCCCCACTTTTCCAAGGACTTGTCTATCCTTTCCTAGAGTTTGGTCTTTAATGTTTTCAGAACACTGGTAAATTGGTTAAATGCCAGTGATTATAGAGAAAAGAGACTGGAAGGAAGTATATCAAAATGTTACTAAGTATCCCTGGGTGGTGGCATCactaggtattttaatttttattatttttgtttaatacatAGTTTtcaaaatgtctaaaattaatgcattatttttatcataagaaaactattttattttgctgggcacagtggctcatgcctgtaatcccagcattttgaaaggcggaggcagggggatcacttgaacccaggagttcgagaccagcctgggcaacatagtgtgagaccttttctctatacaaaatttaaaaaaatgagatgggagggtcacttgagcccaggaggttgaggctgcaatgagccatgatgaaagaatacttttttttttgagacagagtctcactctgttgcccaggctggagtgcagtggcgtgatcttggctcactgcaacctctgtgtcccagattcaagtgattctcctgcctcaatctcctaagtaggtaggactacaggtgcacactaccatgcctggctaatttttgtatttttagtagagacagggtttcaccacattgttcaggctggtcttgaactcctgacctcaggttatcccccaccttggcctcccaaagtgctgggattatagggatgagccactgtgcccagccaagaatactagttttttgtttgtttgtttgttttgttttgtttttttgagacggagtctcgctttgtcaccaggctggagtgcagtggtgtgatctcagctcactgcaacctccgcctcctgggttcaagcaaaggaatactattttttaagaaatcatgACATTCAGACAGGAGAACAGAGGGCATACCCTTTGAGCTATTGCCCGTCATGAGCCTCAGAGTGGAGGAGACTGTCAGCTCCTCTCTGGATCCCAGGTCTTGcaaaggggctggggagagggtcaAGGGCTGGAAACTGATGTCTCTGTTCCCCTCTTCTTCACACCTGCATGATCCATCTGCGGCCCCCAGGACCTGTGCCGGGAGCTGCACGccaaggtggaggtggtggaTGAGGAGCGATATGACATTGAGGCCAAATGCCTCCACAACACCAGGGAGGTGAGTCTAAGGAAGGGAAGGGGCATGGCCATAATGGGTTGGGCAGGGGCGTGGGCACGGACGCAGCAGCCATGGGAGGTCCCCTCCTTCCACAGGGCCTAGGAAGGGGCCACTTAAGCAGGAAGCTTTGGTTTCTCCGCCCTAGCCCCATAGGGCTGGAGATGAGTAGAGTGGATAATCACACATGAAAAGTACAAACTTCCTCCCTACCTGCCATGTGGGCTCATCAGCCTAACAGAAGCTGCTCTCTTTATCCACCCACACAAATAATCATATGCCTGTTAATAATGTCTTACCTTTGTGAAGTGCTTTCATGTGCGTTATAGCCTTTGATCCTCCCTATAGGCCTGTGGATGAAGTAGGGGCTATTATCTGCACCTTGCAGAGGAGAACACTCAGGATCAGAGAGGCCAAGGACTTGTCCTAGGTTGCACAGTGGTGGTCCTGGGACCAGTGCTGGTCTCTGGCTTCCACTCCGGTGCTCTGTGCTCCCTTAGCATGGGGTGTGGGAGGATTAGCTCCACCCAGACCCTGCTCCAGTGGGGAGGGGCAGAGCGAGGAAGGACAGGGCTCCTTTGGGGCATTTGTCCAGGCAGtgaggagggggcagggagggagcacAAGCCACTTCCCTCCTTCCCACTTCTGCCCACCAGGAATGATATGTGGGGTCACCAAGCTCCTAAGAACTCCCCCTAGAGATCACACCCTGGGAATTCCTCCAGGGGTCTAGGACCTGTAAGTTTATCACCCTGCTGGACCAAGGCTGTGAGCTGCTTTGAAGGCTCACTGGGGAGGAATAAGTTAGAAGCAGGGATGAGGCTGCAGGAACAAGAGGAAGCAGCCCTGCACTCCAAATAGGGCTTCCAAATCAGACAAGTCTCAGTCTGGTGGAGCCGCCCCTTTTATTCAAGGCTATAGTGTTAGCAACGGCTAATAGGCTTTATCTGTCCACTTAACCATCCGTTTATCAGCAAATGTGCAGTGGTTATTTGCAAAGGGATGGGTGGGTCTGACTGTCCTAGAGCAGGgatctccaactcttgggctgtGGACCAGTACctgtccgtggcctgttaggaactgggccgcactgcagcaggtgagcagtgggcaagtgagcattcccgcctgagctccgcctcctgtcagatcagcggtggcattagattctcacaggagtgtgaaccctattgtgaactgcacatgtgagggatctaggttgcacgctccttatgagaatcaaaCTCATGCCTGATGGTCTGAGGTGGACctcagtttcatcctgaaaccaccccaccaccacctctcCGTGGAAAaagtgtcttccacaaaaccggtccctggtgacAAAAAGGTTGGTGACTGCTGATAGGTCTGGCTTCAAGGGTGGACAATTTAAGGTGTATCTCTGGCTGGAACCCTAGCAGTCTGAGGTCCTCAGGAAGGGTGTCCTGTGGCTAGCTGCCTCTCCAGTGAGCCCCGGGCGCTTCTCACCTGCAGATTAAGGACCTGAAGCTGAAGGTGATGGACCTCCGTGGGAAGTTCAAGCGCCCGCCCCTGCGTCGGGTCCGTGTCTCGGCTGACGCCATGCTCCGGGCCCTGCTGGGCTCCAAGCACAAGGTGTCCATGGATCTGCGGGCCAACCTCAAGTCTGTGAAGAAGGAAGACACAGAGAAGGTGAGGTCCCTTTCCTCAGAACATTCCACCCTCTGCCCTACCAGCTTTCCCCTTGTCAACCCCTCACATGGCCTCAGGCAGGCCCAGGAGCTCCTGTTGGAGACCAGTCAGCTTGACAGACAGAATATTCTAGAATGCTTTGGGAGACCAgtgtgggaagaaagaaagaagatttgCTCCCTTCCTTCAGGCTGTTCCCAGTCTGACGAAGAAACTAGGACATAAAGAAAGCTAGACCCCAGACTGAGAAATGAAGTAAAAATCTTGTTCCCAGTGTGAAGATAATGTGGAGATTTAGGGTAATGGTGGAGATGACTGCCTGGTCACCACAGGGAAAGGAGACAGCAGCTCATCTTGGTTATAGCCACACACGAGCACAGACATTAGAGAACTGAGTTCAACCACCCAGCAACAAATTATTCAAAGTTGGTTGAATTCACAGTATATGTGCCCCAAATTGATAGGCTCTGTAAGGAACAGGGATGAAGGAACAGTCTCTGGCCCAAGAAGCTTCAGAGGAGAAGAGATAAGCCAGACAATATACTGAGGAAATGGAAAAGCAGCCGCATTTGCAGGGGAAGACTTCTTGGAAGAGGTGGCCTTGAGCCTGCTGAGTGCCAGACCAGGAGGGTGGCATGGAGCCTTGGAGGAGGTTTTGCTGAGGTGCACTGAGGTGGGAACTAGCCCCATAGCTGCCACTATCACCCAGTGCTCCCAAGCCACACAGCTTCCTTTTTCCTGTGGGGCTTCGGCTTGGCCTGTGTCCACCTGCCTGGCTGAGTCCTGGACCTTACCAGCTGGGGAGGGGCATCAGGATTTCTTATCATCCGAGGAGACTGGTTTCCTATCACCCAGCTTCTCTTGAGCTGGGGGGCCGTCCAGCCTGGTAAGTCCCTGATGTGTGTGCCACTTGTCTACAGGAGCGGCCTGTGGAGGTGGGTGACTGGAGGAAGAACGTGGAGGCCATGTCTGGCATGGAAGGCCGGAAGAAGATGTTTGATGCCGCCAAGTCTCCGACCTCACAATAGAGGTACCTAGAGACCAGCTCCCTTCTCTGGGGTCCATCAGAGTCTAGAGGATAATGAGGGAGTCCACAATGGGCAGGCGGGTTGTACTTAGTGTGGTGCACGGATGCACGGACTAAGGCACCGATGAGACTGATTTGAGTCGGCTCTCCTGGGCTCAGTCCTGGCTCCAGCACCATGATACTTGGGCATGTCATTTCTGTTTGGCGGCCCTTTTTGTTCCCATTATCTATGAAATTGGGGGCTGTATCAAATCAGTGGTTCTCCAAGTGTGGTCCTGGGACCAGCAGCGTCTATATCACCTGGGATGCAAATGATCAGCCCCCACCCCAGATCCACTAAATTGGAAACTCTGGGGCGAGGCCAGCcttctaggtgattctg is a window encoding:
- the TNNI1 gene encoding troponin I, slow skeletal muscle; protein product: MLAKAKECWEQEHEEREAEKVRYLAERIPTLQTRGLSLSALQDLCRELHAKVEVVDEERYDIEAKCLHNTREIKDLKLKVMDLRGKFKRPPLRRVRVSADAMLRALLGSKHKVSMDLRANLKSVKKEDTEKERPVEVGDWRKNVEAMSGMEGRKKMFDAAKSPTSQ